Proteins from a single region of Cherax quadricarinatus isolate ZL_2023a chromosome 89, ASM3850222v1, whole genome shotgun sequence:
- the RpL21 gene encoding large ribosomal subunit protein eL21 produces the protein MTNSKGLRRGTRNMFARPFKKNGVEHLSTFLRVYKVGDIVDLKGNGAFQKGLIHKCYHGKTGRVFNVTQHSVGVVVNKRVKGRIFAKRLNVRVEHLTHSRCREDFKERVKENDRIKHEAKSKGIKVVCKRQPEQPRPAHKVNISEHEPEFLTPLPYEFIA, from the exons ATGACAAATTCCAAGGGTTTGCGGCGCGGCACGCGCAACATGTTTGCACGTCCATTTAAGAAGAATGGTGTTGAGCACTTGTCTACTTTCTTAAGAGTGTACAAGGTTGGAGATATTGTCGATTTGAAG GGTAATGGAGCTTTCCAGAAGGGTCTCATCCACAAGTGTTACCATGGCAAAACTGGCCGTGTATTCAATGTCACCCAGCATTCTGTTGGTGTCGTTGTCAATAAGAGAGTCAAGGGCAGGATTTTTGCTAAGAG ACTGAATGTACGTGTTGAACATTTGACGCACTCAAGGTGTCGTGAGGATTTCAAGGAGCGTGTGAAGGAAAATGATCGCATTAAGCATGAAGCTAAGTCTAAGGGTATCAAGGTTGTATGCAAGAGACAACCTGAGCAACCACGGCCAGCACACAAGGTGAACATTTCTGAACATGAGCCAGAGTTCCTTACACCTCTGCCATATGAGTTCATTGCCTAA